A single window of Streptomyces sp. NBC_00464 DNA harbors:
- the pgsA gene encoding CDP-diacylglycerol--glycerol-3-phosphate 3-phosphatidyltransferase, whose protein sequence is MTGAPASAAGGTGATPVRGGKLGAAAVNQASLWNIANLLTMARLVLVPGFVVLLLHDGGYDPAWRSIAWAAFAVAMITDVFDGHLARKYDLVTDFGKIADPIADKAIMGAALICLSYLGDLPWWVTGVILFRELGITVLRFWVIRHGVIPASRGGKMKTLAQGTAVGMYVLALTGPLATMRFWVMAVAVVLTVVTGLDYVRQAVVLRRQGRAEEKTAAAQEAAENAEAALESAKGEGQTPFSRRTGTAGAVSEGLSGAEQASGRRGAAEQASGNRGAAEAER, encoded by the coding sequence ATGACCGGAGCACCGGCATCCGCGGCAGGTGGTACCGGCGCGACGCCGGTCCGCGGCGGAAAACTGGGTGCTGCGGCCGTCAATCAGGCCAGCCTGTGGAACATCGCCAATCTGCTCACCATGGCGCGGCTGGTGCTGGTCCCCGGGTTCGTCGTGCTGCTGCTCCACGACGGCGGATACGACCCGGCCTGGCGTTCCATCGCCTGGGCCGCGTTCGCCGTCGCGATGATCACCGATGTGTTCGACGGGCATCTGGCGCGCAAGTACGACCTGGTCACCGACTTCGGGAAGATCGCCGACCCGATCGCGGACAAGGCGATCATGGGTGCGGCGCTGATCTGCCTGTCGTACCTCGGTGATCTTCCCTGGTGGGTCACGGGCGTGATCCTCTTCCGCGAGCTCGGCATCACGGTGCTGCGGTTCTGGGTGATCCGGCACGGCGTGATTCCAGCCAGTCGTGGCGGGAAGATGAAGACGCTGGCGCAGGGGACCGCTGTCGGGATGTACGTCCTGGCGCTGACCGGTCCACTGGCCACGATGCGCTTCTGGGTGATGGCGGTGGCCGTCGTGCTGACGGTCGTCACCGGCCTGGACTATGTCCGCCAGGCCGTCGTGCTGCGCCGTCAGGGGCGCGCGGAGGAGAAGACGGCCGCGGCCCAGGAAGCTGCCGAGAACGCCGAGGCGGCTCTGGAGAGCGCCAAGGGGGAGGGACAGACCCCCTTCTCCCGCCGCACCGGGACTGCCGGGGCGGTCTCCGAGGGACTCAGCGGCGCGGAGCAGGCCTCCGGCCGCCGTGGCGCCGCCGAGCAGGCCTCCGGGAACCGCGGCGCCGCGGAGGCCGAGCGGTGA
- a CDS encoding CinA family protein: protein MTAAAQVLRLLVSRGETLAVAESLTGGLVAAELTSVPGASQAFRGSVTAYATPLKSEVLGVDAELLAARGAVDAEVARQMAAGVRRALGADWGVATTGVAGPEPQDGQPVGTVFVAVCGPCDTGKVAALRLNGGRADIRRESVRSVLELLSGELGGYASAQDTEHNGGN, encoded by the coding sequence GTGACAGCCGCGGCCCAGGTGCTGCGGCTGCTTGTCTCGCGGGGCGAGACACTTGCCGTCGCCGAGTCGCTGACCGGCGGCCTCGTCGCGGCCGAGCTGACGTCCGTACCTGGTGCCTCGCAGGCGTTCCGAGGGTCGGTGACCGCCTACGCGACCCCCCTCAAGAGTGAAGTCCTGGGCGTGGACGCGGAGCTTCTGGCAGCACGAGGGGCAGTGGACGCCGAGGTCGCGCGCCAGATGGCGGCAGGCGTACGCCGGGCGCTCGGCGCAGACTGGGGAGTGGCGACAACCGGTGTCGCGGGCCCCGAGCCACAGGACGGCCAACCGGTCGGAACGGTCTTCGTCGCAGTCTGCGGGCCCTGTGACACCGGGAAAGTGGCCGCGCTGCGGTTGAACGGTGGACGGGCGGACATCCGTAGAGAGAGCGTACGGAGCGTGCTCGAACTGCTCTCCGGCGAACTCGGCGGGTACGCGAGCGCACAGGATACGGAACACAACGGGGGGAATTGA
- the rimO gene encoding 30S ribosomal protein S12 methylthiotransferase RimO yields MPERRTVALVTLGCARNEVDSEELAGRLAADGWELVEDASDADVAVVNTCGFVEAAKKDSVDALLEANDLKDHGRTQAVVAVGCMAERYGKDLAEALPEADGVLGFDDYADISDRLQTILNGGIHASHTPRDRRKLLPISPADRQDAAVALPGHAQEAAPAPADLPEGVAPVSGPRAPLRRRLGTSPVASVKLASGCDRRCSFCAIPSFRGSFISRRPSDVLGETRWLAEQGVKEVMLVSENNTSYGKDLGDIRLLETLLPELADVEGIERIRVSYLQPAEMRPGLIDVLTSTPKVAPYFDLSFQHSAPGVLRAMRRFGDTDSFLELLHTIRSKAPQAGARSNFIVGFPGETEADLAELERFLTGARLDAIGVFGYSDEDGTEAVGYENKLDADTIAERLAHISQLAEELTSQRAEERIGESLQVLVESVEPTEDESRAVGRAAHQAPETDGQVLFTAREGLVPGRMVEAKVVGTEGVDLVAECCELAEVAR; encoded by the coding sequence ATGCCCGAACGCCGTACCGTCGCCCTTGTCACTCTTGGCTGCGCCCGTAACGAGGTGGACTCGGAGGAGCTCGCAGGCCGCTTGGCAGCGGACGGCTGGGAGCTCGTCGAGGATGCCTCCGATGCCGATGTCGCCGTGGTCAACACCTGTGGATTCGTCGAGGCCGCCAAGAAGGACTCCGTCGATGCCCTGCTCGAAGCCAATGATCTGAAGGACCACGGCCGGACCCAGGCCGTCGTCGCCGTCGGCTGCATGGCCGAGCGCTACGGCAAGGACCTCGCCGAGGCCCTGCCGGAAGCGGACGGAGTCCTCGGATTCGACGACTACGCAGACATCTCCGACCGCCTTCAGACCATCCTCAACGGTGGCATCCACGCCTCCCACACCCCGCGCGACCGCCGCAAGCTGCTGCCGATCAGTCCGGCCGACCGCCAGGACGCGGCCGTGGCCCTGCCCGGCCACGCCCAGGAGGCCGCCCCGGCCCCCGCCGATCTTCCGGAGGGAGTCGCGCCGGTCTCCGGTCCGCGGGCACCCCTGCGCCGCCGGCTGGGCACCAGCCCCGTCGCCTCCGTGAAGCTGGCCTCGGGCTGCGACCGCCGCTGCTCCTTCTGCGCCATTCCGTCCTTCCGCGGCTCCTTCATCTCGCGGCGGCCCTCGGACGTCCTCGGTGAGACGCGCTGGCTGGCCGAGCAGGGCGTGAAGGAGGTCATGCTGGTCTCCGAGAACAACACCTCGTACGGCAAGGACCTCGGCGACATCCGCCTCCTGGAGACGCTGCTCCCGGAGCTCGCGGACGTCGAGGGCATCGAGCGGATCCGGGTCAGCTACCTGCAGCCCGCCGAGATGCGCCCCGGTCTGATCGACGTGCTGACCTCGACGCCGAAGGTCGCGCCCTACTTCGACCTGTCCTTCCAGCACTCGGCCCCCGGCGTGCTGCGTGCGATGCGGCGCTTCGGTGACACCGACAGCTTCCTGGAGCTCCTCCACACCATCCGGAGCAAGGCGCCGCAGGCCGGCGCGCGCTCCAACTTCATCGTGGGCTTCCCCGGCGAGACCGAGGCGGACCTCGCAGAGCTGGAACGGTTCCTCACCGGTGCTCGCCTCGACGCCATCGGCGTCTTCGGCTACTCCGACGAGGACGGCACCGAGGCGGTCGGGTACGAGAACAAGCTGGACGCCGACACCATCGCCGAACGGCTGGCGCACATCTCGCAGCTGGCCGAGGAGCTGACCTCGCAGCGTGCCGAAGAACGTATCGGAGAGTCGCTCCAGGTGCTGGTCGAGTCGGTCGAGCCCACCGAGGACGAGTCGCGCGCCGTGGGCCGTGCCGCCCACCAGGCGCCCGAAACGGACGGGCAGGTGCTCTTCACCGCACGCGAGGGACTTGTCCCGGGCCGTATGGTCGAGGCAAAGGTAGTGGGCACCGAAGGCGTGGACCTGGTGGCCGAATGCTGTGAACTTGCGGAGGTAGCCAGATGA